In Tamandua tetradactyla isolate mTamTet1 chromosome 7, mTamTet1.pri, whole genome shotgun sequence, the following are encoded in one genomic region:
- the LOC143690108 gene encoding olfactory receptor 6C2-like translates to MKNHSSITTFILLGLTDDPWIQVFLTLFLFLTYIFTVSGNLIIILLTLVSSHLKTPMYFFLRNFSILEIIFTTVCVPRFLYSMTTGDKSVTYNACAIQLFFVILIGATEFFLLTAMSYDRYVAICKPLHYTTIMSGRVCTMLVLCCWLAGLVIILPPLSLGVQLDFCSSNLIDHFGCDASPLLKIACSDTEFIEQLVLIMAVLTLIVTLVCVILSYTYIIKTILRLPSAQQRKKAFSTCSSHMVVVSITYGSCIFIYIKPAKEGVAINKVVSLLNTSVIPLLNPFIYTLRNKQVKQAFKEAIKKIVFLSRN, encoded by the coding sequence ATGAAAAATCATTCTTCAATTACAACATTCATCTTGCTAGGACTAACAGATGACCCATGGATACAGGTTTTTCTGACACTATTTCTGTTTCTCACCTACATTTTCACTGTTTCTGGAAATCTAATCATTATCCTCCTCACACTGGTGAGCTCCCACCTCAAAACACCTATGTACTTTTTCCTTCGGAATTTCTCCATCTTAGAGATAATATTTACAACTGTCTGTGTTCCTAGATTCCTGTACAGCATGACAACTGGGGACAAAAGTGTTACTTATAATGCTTGTGCTATACAATTATTTTTTGTCATCCTTATTGGAGCAACCGAATTCTTCCTTCTAACTGCCatgtcctatgaccgctatgtggccatctgcaagcCCCTGCACTACACCACCATCATGAGTGGCAGAGTGTGCACCATGCTTGTCCTCTGCTGTTGGCTGGCTGGGTTAGTTATCATACTCCCACCTCTCAGCCTGGGAGTGCAGTTAGATTTCTGTAGCTCCAATCTCATTGACCATTTTGGCTGTGATGCCTCTCCTCTTTTGAAGATCGCATGTTCAGACACGGAATTCATAGAACAACTTGTTTTAATCATGGCTGTGCTGACCCTCATAGTCACACTAGTGTGTGTGATTTTGTCCTACACGTATATCATCAAGACTATTTTAAGACTTCCTTCTGCTCAACAAAGGAAAAAGGCTTTCTCCACCTGTTCTTCCCACATGGTTGTAGTTTCCATCACCTATGGGAGTTGCATCTTCATCTATATCAAACCAGCAAAGGAAGGGGTGGCCATTAATAAGGTGGTGTCATTGCTCAACACCTCAGTCATCCCTTTGTTGAACCCCTTCATTTATACTCTACGAAATAAGCAAGTCAAACAAGCTTTCAAGGAGGCAATAAAAAAGATTGTATTTCTCTCAAGGAATTAG